A single genomic interval of Pyrus communis chromosome 5, drPyrComm1.1, whole genome shotgun sequence harbors:
- the LOC137735079 gene encoding protein YLS7-like: MTSLTWASSKGSISMTSYPKALSWMVVSGVALAFFLLFASWVLVTYPIGSTVSWYFYGVDSMQKLDYSTSIGNPTNHDAPLPNNVDSVGKNMVSESNSEVPKSSVDPQTKVVNQNILTESNSQVPSSSDGAVVVSEIREIKDLPDVAKNSSGSSDNENVGSVNSTGPSEPAVSTASSIDDGMIKTDKNLSDESSPQLSSSSSDPSIVSQTKEMKDLSAPAPEPNDTTSASSQLLNNATSGVSVDSGCDLYSGSWIYDSAGPVYTNNTCPVLTQMQNCQGNGRPDKQYENWRWKPSQCDLPRFDARKFLELMRGKTIAFIGDSVARNHMESLLCMLWQVEVPKNRGNKRMQRYYFKSTSMFVVRIWSSWLVKQTSEAFDFASEGVAKLHLDAPDDKFMDLIPQFDVIIFSSGHWFAKQSVYILNNEIVGGQLWWPDKSRPMKVNNIEAFGISVETILTAVARHPKYTGIAIVRSYSPDHYEGGAWNTGGSCTGKVKPLALGEVVENGFTNIMHEKQVMGFNRAIQKGVTNKSKLKLMDITKPFEYRHDGHPGPYRSPDPNKKTQRGPDGRPPPQDCLHWCMPGPVDTWNEFVLEIIRREYDGSDNSSS; encoded by the exons ATGACTTCATTGACTTGGGCTTCGTCCAAAGGTTCGATTTCGATGACTTCCTACCCGAAAGCCCTTTCGTGGATGGTAGTTTCCGGGGTGGCATTGgcttttttcttactttttgcTTCTTGGGTTTTAGTGACTTACCCGATTGGTTCCACGGTTAGCTGGTATTTCTATGGTGTTGATAGTATGCAGAAGTTGGATTATTCTACCTCTATAGGGAATCCCACTAACCACGATGCTCCCCTTCCTAACAATGTAGATAGTGTCGGTAAGAATATGGTATCGGAGTCTAATTCAGAAGTTCCGAAAAGTTCAGTTGATCCACAAACAAAAGTTGTTAATCAGAATATTCTTACCGAGTCGAATTCACAAGTACCCTCGAGTTCAGATGGTGCAGTGGTTGTTTCAGAAATTAGAGAGATCAAAGATCTGCCGGATGTGGCAAAGAATTCATCCGGTTCATCAGATAATGAAAATGTTGGATCAGTAAACTCAACTGGTCCATCAGAGCCTGCAGTTTCAACCGCTTCATCAATTGATGACGGTATGATTAAAACTGATAAGAATTTGTCAGACGAGTCCAGTCCACAACTGTCCTCGAGTTCAAGTGATCCATCAATAGTTTCGCAAACAAAGGAGATGAAGGATTTATCAGCACCTGCACCCGAGCCAAATGATACTACATCAGCTTCTTCTCAGTTGCTCAACAATGCAACCAGTGGTGTTTCTGTTGATTCAG GCTGTGATCTGTACAGTGGAAGTTGGATTTATGATTCAGCAGGACCGGTATATACAAACAATACATGCCCTGTCCTGACACAGATGCAAAATTGCCAGGGAAATGGGAGGCCTGACAAGCAGTATGAGAATTGGCGATGGAAGCCCTCTCAGTGTGACCTGCCACGTTTTGATGCCAGGAAATTTCTAGAGTTGATGAGGGGGAAAACAATAGCTTTCATTGGTGATTCGGTTGCTCGAAACCATATGGAGTCATTGTTGTGCATGCTCTGGCAG GTAGAAGTTCCAAAAAATCGGGGGAACAAGAGAATGCAACGTTATTATTTCAAGTCGACATCTATGTTTGTTGTCCGGATTTGGTCCTCTTGGCTTGTGAAGCAAACATCCGAGGCATTTGATTTTGCTTCAGAGGGCGTGGCCAAGCTCCACCTTGATGCCCCTGATGACAAATTCATGGATCTCATCCCACAGTTTGATGTGATTATTTTCTCTTCCGGCCATTGGTTCGCCAAGCAGTCAGTATATATCTTAAACAACGAGATTGTGGGAGGGCAGTTGTGGTGGCCGGACAAATCAAGGCCTATGAAGGTTAACAACATTGAAGCATTTGGAATATCTGTCGAGACAATTCTAACTGCTGTTGCTAGACATCCAAAATATACAGGGATCGCCATTGTGCGTTCTTATTCACCTGACCATTACGAGGGTGGAGCTTGGAACACAGGAGGATCATGCACCGGGAAGGTAAAACCTCTTGCACTGGGCGAAGTAGTGGAAAATGGCTTTACGAACATAATGCATGAAAAACAAGTTATGGGTTTCAACCGGGCGATTCAGAAAGGTGTGACAAACAAGTCGAAGTTGAAATTGATGGACATCACGAAACCTTTTGAGTACCGCCACGATGGGCATCCAGGCCCGTACAGAAGCCCCGACCCTAATAAGAAAACACAGCGGGGCCCTGACGGAAGGCCTCCGCCACAGGATTGCTTGCACTGGTGCATGCCGGGTCCGGTCGATACATGGAACGAATTTGTGCTTGAAATTATAAGGAGAGAATATGACGGCAGCGACAACTCTTCTTCATGA
- the LOC137734963 gene encoding protein PSK SIMULATOR 3-like, translating into MALETLLLKVKTAISHRFDAVRTFTHHPHHPLKPVRKSNVGVLAFEIAGLMSKLIHLWQALSDKNMIRLHNESISLEGVRKIVSNDDDFLLALACAELVENLRLLANSISRLSTKCEDSHLRSFDRVFLEFANSGRDPYNWVLGFKEMDANTVKKLERYVTITSTLHREMDELSALESALGKAWKCNEYEINNHSAPMTSSTKEQKIVDLQQKIVWQRNEVKYLKGRSLWSRSFDTVTWVIARSIFTVLARTKLVFGIGQCPPLSLPRSLSASATVHPSNQSTCHFVSGPLRSPKLDQQDNKNSVCKSYLTSITKIDHQDKKKSLSRTFADMKDSSEDIGFFESNSKLLKPPASTLGAAALSLHYANLIIVMEKMIKFPQMVGVDARDDLYSMLPSSVRSLLRARLRGVGFSASDPVLAGEWREALGKILEWLAPLAHNMMKWQSERSFEQQNIVPKTNVMLLQTLFFANKDKTEAAITELLVGLNYICRFEREMTAKALFECNNSINGLLNLQSSS; encoded by the coding sequence atggcACTTGAGACTCTGCTTCTCAAGGTGAAGACAGCAATCTCCCACCGCTTCGACGCCGTGCGAACCTTCACCCACCACCCGCACCACCCACTCAAACCGGTAAGAAAATCAAACGTCGGCGTCTTGGCCTTCGAGATTGCCGGCCTCATGTCGAAGCTCATCCACCTTTGGCAGGCCCTGTCCGACAAGAACATGATCCGCCTCCACAACGAGTCCATCTCCCTCGAAGGCGTCCGAAAAATAGTCTCAAACGACGACGATTTCCTCCTTGCCCTCGCCTGCGCCGAGCTCGTTGAGAATCTCCGCCTTCTCGCCAATTCAATCTCCCGACTCAGCACCAAATGCGAGGACTCCCACCTCCGCTCCTTCGACCGCGTCTTCCTCGAGTTCGCCAACTCCGGCCGCGATCCGTACAATTGGGTGCTCGGATTTAAAGAAATGGATGCTAACACTGTCAAGAAGTTGGAGAGGTATGTCACGATCACGTCCACCCTCCACAGAGAGATGGACGAGCTTAGTGCGCTCGAGAGCGCGCTGGGAAAAGCCTGGAAGTGCAACGAGTACGAGATTAATAATCATTCCGCGCCGATGACAAGTAGTACTAAAGAGCAAAAAATTGTCGATCTTCAGCAGAAGATCGTGTGGCAGAGAAATGAGGTGAAGTATTTGAAGGGCAGATCGTTGTGGAGCCGAAGCTTCGACACGGTCACTTGGGTTATAGCGAGGTCGATTTTCACTGTTCTTGCGAGGACAAAGCTCGTTTTTGGTATCGGACAATGCCCTCCGTTGTCTTTGCCTCGGAGCCTCTCGGCCTCAGCTACTGTCCATCCGTCCAACCAATCGACATGTCATTTCGTATCAGGGCCCTTGAGATCCCCGAAGCTTGATCAGCAAGATAACAAAAATTCTGTGTGCAAGTCGTACCTTACAAGTATCACAAAGATTGACcatcaagataaaaaaaaatctctgtcCAGAACGTTCGCTGATATGAAAGACAGTTCGGAGGATATTGGGTTTTTTGAGTCCAACTCGAAGCTCCTCAAGCCACCTGCGAGCACATTAGGCGCGGCGGCCTTGTCGCTTCATTACGCTAACTTGATCATAGTGATGGAGAAGATGATAAAATTCCCACAAATGGTTGGCGTCGACGCGAGGGACGATCTTTACTCGATGTTGCCGAGCAGCGTAAGGTCTTTGCTACGCGCCCGGTTGAGAGGGGTAGGGTTTTCCGCCAGCGATCCGGTACTAGCCGGCGAGTGGAGGGAAGCGTTGGGGAAGATCCTAGAGTGGTTGGCGCCGTTGGCGCACAATATGATGAAATGGCAAAGTGAGAGGAGCTTTGAGCAACaaaacattgtgccaaaaacaaATGTTATGCTTTTGCAAACTTTGTTTTTTGCAAACAAGGACAAGACGGAGGCTGCCATAACTGAGCTGCTTGTGGGGTTGAATTATATTTGCAGGTTTGAGAGGGAGATGACGGCTAAGGCCTTGTTTGAATGCAATAACTCCATTAATGGGTTGCTCAATTTGCAGAGTTCTAGCTAG